The Cicer arietinum cultivar CDC Frontier isolate Library 1 chromosome 1, Cicar.CDCFrontier_v2.0, whole genome shotgun sequence genome contains the following window.
ATACAAACGATAATCGAAAGGCATGCTTATACctatttaatttgtaaacaaACTAACTTCTATTATCAATGAAAAATACCAGGTAATAAGCTAAATTAACGTGCCAACAGATAGGTTTGGATGAGAATGAGATTGTATACTccttttttataagaaaaatagcaagtaaaattgaaaacaaaaaatgcaacGTGTTAACTAACGCGCCTTTTCTTCTTCGTTTGTCTCTCATTTCCCGCGGTTACCGTTACACTCATCTCCTCCAACACAACACCTCTCTCTGTAACTTGTAACTGTAAGTAACTATCTAACagattctctctctctctgaatCAGAAACCTTCACACACTATTCCCAATCCCAATGATATGCCAATCATTTGTCGCGACGACGACGTCGAACCCTACAACATCATCCCACTCCACAACGACCTCAACTCCGACCACCCTTCCCTCCGTTTCCCCGAAATTCGCGCCTCCTTCTCCGCCCTCCGTACCGTCAACGACCTCCGTCTCCCCCCTCGATGGAAACCTCACATGGACCTCCTCGACTGGCTCTCCCTCTTCTTCGGTTTCCAAAACGACAACGTTCGCAACCAACGCGAACATCTCATCCTCCACCTCGCCAACGCTCAGATGCGTCTCTCTCCTCCACCAGACACCATCGATTTCCTCGACTCCACCGTCCTCCGCTCATTCCGTAAAAACCTCCTCCGTAACTATTCCTCTTGGTGCTCTTACCTCGCCGTTAAACCTAACGTCTGGCTCTCCGATCTCCCCAACGCTAACTCGGATCACCGCCGTGAACTTCTCTACGTTTCTCTCTACCTTCTCATTTGGGGAGAATCCGCAAATCTACGCTTCATTCCTGAATGCATTTGTTACATTTTTCATCACATGGCAATGGACCTTAATAAAATCTTGCAGAATCAACAAAACGACGACGGTTATAACTACGAACCGTCGTTTCATCCACAAAACGGTTTCCTTGAGAGTGTCGTGAAACCTATTTACGAAACCGTGAGATTCGAAGCTGAGGTAAGTAGTGGAAATGGAACAGCACCGCATTCTAAGTGGCGAAATTACGACGATATAAACGAGTATTTTTGGACTAAGAGATGTTTTGAGAAGCTTAAATGGCCTATTGATGTTGGAAGTAGCTTTTTCGTTGGAAAACGCGTTGGGAAAACTGGGTTTGTTGAACGCAGGTCGTTTTGGAACTTGTTTAGGAGTTTTGATAGGCTTTGGGTGATGCTGATTTTGTTTCTTCAAGCTGCTGTTATTGTTGGTTGGAAGGATAGAAGTTATCCTTGGCATGTGTTGAAGGATCGTGATGTGCAGGTTCGGCTTTTAACCGTTTTCTTTACTTGGAGTGCTTTAAGGTTTTTTCAATCTTTGCTTGATATAGTGATGCAATGGAGGTTGGTTTCAAGGGAGACAAAGATGCTTGGAGTGAGGATGATGTTGAAAAGCATTGTTGCTGCGGGGTGGATTGTTGTTTTTGCATACTTTTATAGTAAGATATGGTCGCGGAGAAACCATGATAAAAAATGGTCTGATGAAGCTGATAAGAGATTGATGACTTTTGTTAAAGTTGCTTTTGCTTTTGTTATTCCTGAGTTTCTTGCTTTGGCACTTTTTATACTTCCTTGGGTTAGAAATTTTATGGAGAATAAGAATTGGAggattttttatatgttatcaTGGTGGTTTCAGGGTAGAACTTATGTTGGTCGTGGATTGAGACAGGGTCTTGTAGATAATATTAAGTATACTTTGTTTTGGGTTGTGGTGTTGTCTTCAAAATTTAGTTTCAGTTACTTTTTACAGATACAACCCATGATTGCTCCATCAAGGGCAGTGTTGGATCTTAAGGATGTTGATTATTATTGGCATGACTTTTTTCACAAGGGTAATGTTTTTGCTCTTGGGCTACTGTGGCTTCCGGTTGTTTTGATTTATCTAATGGATATTCAGATATGGTATTCGATATATTCGTCTTTAGTTGGTGCATCGGTGGGTTTGTTTGCACATTTGGGTGAGATTCGAAGTATGCAACAGCTGAAGTTGAGGTTTCAGTTTTTCGCCACTGCAGTTCTTTTTAACTTGATACCAGAGGAGCAGTTGTTGAATGCGGGGGGAACATTGAGTAGCAAGTTTAAGGATGCAATTCGTAGGATGAAGCTCAGGTATGGACTTGGGCAGCCTTATAAGAAGCTGGAGTCTAATCAGGCTGAGGCCAAAAAGTTTTCTTTGTTATGGAACGAGATAATTTCGTCATTCAGAGAGGAGGATGTCATTTCTGACAAAGAGGTTGAGCTGTTGGAGCTGCCAAACAATACTTGGAATATCAGGGTTATTCGTTGGCCATGTTTTCTTCTCTGTAATGAGTTACTACTAGCATTAAGTCAGGCCAAAGAACTAGTTGATTCAAATGATAGGAGGCTTTGGAGAAAGATATGTAAGCACGAGTTCAGGCGATGTGCTGTGATTGAAGCGTATGACTGTATCAAACACTTGCTTCTAGAGATTATCAGACCTGGTAGTGAAGAGCACTCTATTGTGACTGTTCTGTTTCAAGAAATTGATCATTCCCTTGAGATTGGGAAATTCACTAAAGTATTTAAAACTACAGCCCTTCCCCTGCTCCACGGAAAGTTGATAAAACTTGTTGAGTTGTTAAACAAGGGGAAAAAAGATACTAACCAATTGGTGAACACCCTTCAGGCCCTTTATGAGATTTCTATCCGAGATTTTTATAAGGAGAAAAAGAATAATGAACAGCTAAAGGAGGATGGGTTGGCTCCACAAAATCCAGCTTCATCCGATGTTCTACTTTTTGAGAATGCCATTCGGTTTCCTGACACCATGAACGAGAACTTTTATCGCCAGATTCGACGCTTACATACTATTCTTACCTCCAGGGATTCAATGCAAAACATTCCAATTAATCTAGAAGCTAGACGGCGAATTGCTTTCTTCAGCAACTCACTTTTTATGAACATGCCCCATGCTCCTCAAGTTGAGAAAATGATGGCTTTCAGTGTTCTAACCCCTTACTATAGTGAAGAAGTAATTTACAGTAAAGAACAACTCAGAACTGGGAATGAAGATGGGATCTCAACTCTATACTTTTTGCAGACTATATATGAAGATGAATGGAAGAATTTTATGGAGAGAATGCGGCGAGAGGGGATGATGAAAGACAGTGATATATGGACAGATAAACTAAGAGAATTGAGGTCTTGGGCATCCTATAGAGGCCAGACACTATCACGGACTATTAGAGGAATGATGTACTACTATAAGGCCCTCAAGCTTTTGGCTTTTCTAGATTCTGCATTCGAATTAGAGATCAGAGAAGGGTCACATGAACTTGTTTCATCGAATCAAGATAGTTCAGACAGTTTCAACTCGCAAAGGTCACCACCTTCTTCTGGAGCAAGCAGTACAGCAAGTTTGTTCAAAGGCCATGACTATGGAACTGCTTTAATGAAATTCACATATGTGATTGCTTGCCAGATATATGGAACTCAGAAGGCTAGAAAGGATCCCCATGCCGATGAAATTTTGTATCTAATGAAAAACAATGAAGCGCTCAGAGTTGCCTATGTTGACGAGGTTTGCACGGGGAGGGATAAAAAGGAGTATTATTCTGTTCTTGTTAAGTATGACCAACAATTGGAGAGGGAGGTAGAAATTTACCGTGTAAAATTGCCGGGTCCCTTGAAACTGGGAGAAGGAAAGCCAGAAAATCAAAATCATGCCATCATCTTCACTCGTGGGGATGCAGTTCAAACTATTGATATGAATCAGGACAACTACTTTGAGGAGGCGCTTAAAATGAGAAATCTCTTGGAAGAATACAAGCATTACTATGGTATTCGAAAACCAACAATTTTGGGAGTGAGGGAACATATTTTTACAGGTTTTGTTTCTTCTCTTGCTTGGTTCATGTCGGCTCAGGAAACAAGTTTTGTCACCTTAGGACAGAGGGTTTTGGCAAACCCTTTGAAAATTCGAATGCATTATGGCCATCCTGATGTGTTTGACAGGTTTTGGTTCATAACTAGAGGCGGTATCAGTAAAGCTTCCAGAGTGATCAACATAAGCGAG
Protein-coding sequences here:
- the LOC101495487 gene encoding callose synthase 12 translates to MPIICRDDDVEPYNIIPLHNDLNSDHPSLRFPEIRASFSALRTVNDLRLPPRWKPHMDLLDWLSLFFGFQNDNVRNQREHLILHLANAQMRLSPPPDTIDFLDSTVLRSFRKNLLRNYSSWCSYLAVKPNVWLSDLPNANSDHRRELLYVSLYLLIWGESANLRFIPECICYIFHHMAMDLNKILQNQQNDDGYNYEPSFHPQNGFLESVVKPIYETVRFEAEVSSGNGTAPHSKWRNYDDINEYFWTKRCFEKLKWPIDVGSSFFVGKRVGKTGFVERRSFWNLFRSFDRLWVMLILFLQAAVIVGWKDRSYPWHVLKDRDVQVRLLTVFFTWSALRFFQSLLDIVMQWRLVSRETKMLGVRMMLKSIVAAGWIVVFAYFYSKIWSRRNHDKKWSDEADKRLMTFVKVAFAFVIPEFLALALFILPWVRNFMENKNWRIFYMLSWWFQGRTYVGRGLRQGLVDNIKYTLFWVVVLSSKFSFSYFLQIQPMIAPSRAVLDLKDVDYYWHDFFHKGNVFALGLLWLPVVLIYLMDIQIWYSIYSSLVGASVGLFAHLGEIRSMQQLKLRFQFFATAVLFNLIPEEQLLNAGGTLSSKFKDAIRRMKLRYGLGQPYKKLESNQAEAKKFSLLWNEIISSFREEDVISDKEVELLELPNNTWNIRVIRWPCFLLCNELLLALSQAKELVDSNDRRLWRKICKHEFRRCAVIEAYDCIKHLLLEIIRPGSEEHSIVTVLFQEIDHSLEIGKFTKVFKTTALPLLHGKLIKLVELLNKGKKDTNQLVNTLQALYEISIRDFYKEKKNNEQLKEDGLAPQNPASSDVLLFENAIRFPDTMNENFYRQIRRLHTILTSRDSMQNIPINLEARRRIAFFSNSLFMNMPHAPQVEKMMAFSVLTPYYSEEVIYSKEQLRTGNEDGISTLYFLQTIYEDEWKNFMERMRREGMMKDSDIWTDKLRELRSWASYRGQTLSRTIRGMMYYYKALKLLAFLDSAFELEIREGSHELVSSNQDSSDSFNSQRSPPSSGASSTASLFKGHDYGTALMKFTYVIACQIYGTQKARKDPHADEILYLMKNNEALRVAYVDEVCTGRDKKEYYSVLVKYDQQLEREVEIYRVKLPGPLKLGEGKPENQNHAIIFTRGDAVQTIDMNQDNYFEEALKMRNLLEEYKHYYGIRKPTILGVREHIFTGFVSSLAWFMSAQETSFVTLGQRVLANPLKIRMHYGHPDVFDRFWFITRGGISKASRVINISEDIFAGFNCTLRGGNVTHHEYIQVGKGRDVGLNQISMFEAKVASGNGEQVLSRDVYRLGHRLDFFRMLSFFYTTVGFFFNTMMVVLTVYAFLWGRLLLALSGVEAAMESNSNNNKALGIILNQQFIVQIGLFTALPMIVENSIEHGFLLAVWDFLTMQLQLSSVFYTFSMGTRSHFFGRTILHGGAKYRATGRGFVVEHKSFAENYRLYARSHFVKAIELGLILTIYASHSVVATNTFVYLAMTISSWFLVVSWIMAPFVFNPSGFDWLKTVYDFDDFMNWIWYHGRVFAKAEESWEKWWYEEQDHLRVTGFWGKVMEIILDLRFFIFQYGIVYQLDIAAGSTSIAVYLISWIYVFVVFGIYVVVAYARNAYDAKYHIYYRLVQAVVIVLAILVIVALLEFTEFKFMDLFTSLLAFIPTGWGMLLIAQVFRPFLQHTIIWDGVVSLSRLYDILFGIIVMAPVAILSWLPGFQAMQTRILFNEAFCRGLQIFQMVTGKKSPS